From Pontibacillus halophilus JSM 076056 = DSM 19796:
TTAACATTTTCAATGCTGTTATATATTTCACCTTACTTAAATTATTCTGTTTTTTACTCATCTCTCCCAAATGGGGAAAGAAATTAAATTCTTCGTTAATGGCATATATGTGGAAGTAGTAACCTGAAATCTCAATTAACAATACGGAATGATTTCTCATCTTGCTTTTCGTACGAGAATACTGCAAACCTATAACTGTTGCCTTGCCCTCTTTAATGAGTTTTCTAATTACTTTGTCCTTTAATTTGTACAATTCTTTTTTGTTTTCTTTAAACTTAGCATAATGATTAATAGTATATAGTGACTTGCATAAGATTAATATATCTTCATTGCACCCTCTATGGTTCACGCCTAATCTAGGCTCCTTCTGCTTCTCGTTTTATCTCAAGAATCCACTGTTCAAAGTCTCCATTAT
This genomic window contains:
- a CDS encoding YkyB family protein; this encodes MNHRGCNEDILILCKSLYTINHYAKFKENKKELYKLKDKVIRKLIKEGKATVIGLQYSRTKSKMRNHSVLLIEISGYYFHIYAINEEFNFFPHLGEMSKKQNNLSKVKYITALKMLNLYLEEGYHQ